A single genomic interval of Rhinopithecus roxellana isolate Shanxi Qingling chromosome 11, ASM756505v1, whole genome shotgun sequence harbors:
- the CEP55 gene encoding centrosomal protein of 55 kDa, translated as MSSRSTKDLIKSKWGSKPSNSKSETTLEKLKGEIAHLKTSVDEITSGKGKLTDKERHRLLEKIRVLEAEKEKNAYQLTENDKEIQRLRDQLKARYSTTTLLQQLEETTKEGERREQVLKALSEEKDVLKQQLSAATSRIAELESKTSALRLSQTVAPNCFNSSINNIHEMEIQLKDALEKNQQWLVYDQQREVYVKGLLAKIFELEKKTETAAHSLPQQTKNPESEGYLQEEKQKCYNDLLASAKKDLEVERQTVTQLSSELSEFRRKYEETQKEVHDLNQLLYSQRKADVQHLEDDRHKTEKIQRLREENDIARRKLEEEKKRSEELLSQVQFLYTTLLKQQEEQTRVALLEQQMQACTLDFENEKLDRQHMQHQLHIILKELRKARNQITQLESLKQLHEFAITEPLVTFQGETEKREKVAASPKSPTAALNESLVECPKCNIQYPATEHRDLLVHVEYCSK; from the exons ATGTCTTCCAGAAGTACCAAAGATTTAATTAAAAGTAAGTGGGGATCGAAGCCTAGTAACTCCAAATCTGAAACtacattagaaaaattaaaggGAGAAATTGCTCATTTAAAGACATCGGTGGATGAAATCACAAGTGGGAAAGGAAAGCTGACTGATAAAGAGAGACACAGACTTCTGGAG AAAATTCGAGTCCTTGAGGCTGAGAAGGAGAAGAATGCTTATCAACTCACAGAGAACGACAAAGAAATACAGCGACTCAGAGACCAACTGAAGGCCAGGTATAGTACTACCACATTGCTTCAACAGCTGGAAGAGACAACAAAAGAAGGTGAAAGGAGGGAGCAGGTACTGAAAGCCTTatctgaagagaaagatgtattGAAACAACAGTTGTCTGCTGCAACCTCACGAATTGCTGAACTTGAAAGCAAAACCAGTGCACTTCGTTTATCACAG ACTGTGGCTCCAAACTGCTTCAACTcatcaataaataatattcatgAAATGGAAATACAGCTGAAAGAT GCTCTGGAGAAAAATCAGCAGTGGCTTGTGTATGATCAGCAGCGGGAAGTCTATGTAAAAGGACTTTTAGCAAAAATCTTTGAGTTGGAAAAGAAAACGGAAACAGCTGCTCATTCACTCCCACAGCAGACAAAAAATCCTGAATCAGAAG GTTATCTTCAAGAAGAGAAGCAGAAATGTTACAACGATCTCTTGGCAAGTGCAAAAAAAGATCTTGAGGTTGAACGACAAACCGTAACTCAGCTGAGTTCTGAACTGAGTGAATTTCgaagaaaatatgaagaaaccCAAAAAGAAGTTCACGATTTAAATCAGCTGTTGTATTCACAAAGAAAGGCAGATGTGCAACATCTGGAAGATGATAGGCATAAAACAGAGAAGATACAGAGACTCAGGGAAGAGAATGATATTGCTAGGAGAAAActtgaagaagagaagaagagatcCGAAGAGCTCTTATCTCAG GTCCAGTTTCTTTACACAACTCTGCTAAAGCAGCAAGAAGAACAAACAAGGGTAGCTCTGTTGGAACAACAG ATGCAGGCATGTACTTTagactttgaaaatgaaaaacttgaTCGTCAACATATGCAGCATCAATTGCATATAATTCTTAAGGAGCTCCGAAAAGCAAGAAATCAAATAACGCAGTTGGAATCCTTG AAACAGCTTCATGAGTTTGCCATCACAGAGCCATTAGTCACTTTCCAAGGAGAgactgaaaagagagaaaaagttgCCGCCTCGCCAAAAAGTCCCACTGCTGCACTCAATGAAAGCCTGGTGGAATGTCCCAAGTGCAATATACAGTATCCAGCCACCGAGCATCGCGATCTGCTTGTCCATGTGGAGTACTGTTCAAAGTAG